In a genomic window of Thalassotalea piscium:
- a CDS encoding SoxR reducing system RseC family protein: protein MIEEIAQVTAVSNNHQVTVVTEVKSTCGSCQQVDTCGSGQVAKAFPQKNLTLNLTCHLPVKVGDNIVLGLSEKMMLSSAWQVYCWPLFGLLLCSFLGQLLVEQQIFAHELLAITFGIAGGYMGFVLARYFQHQSKRQQALAPIVIRIEPKNIPIIEITE, encoded by the coding sequence ATGATTGAAGAAATTGCACAGGTTACGGCAGTAAGTAATAATCATCAGGTGACGGTTGTTACTGAAGTAAAGTCAACGTGTGGAAGTTGCCAGCAAGTTGATACATGCGGTAGTGGGCAAGTAGCAAAAGCTTTTCCACAAAAAAATTTAACGCTCAACCTGACTTGCCATCTGCCCGTCAAAGTTGGCGATAACATTGTGTTAGGGTTATCTGAAAAAATGATGCTATCGAGTGCTTGGCAAGTTTATTGTTGGCCGTTGTTTGGTTTATTACTTTGCTCTTTTTTAGGACAATTGTTGGTTGAACAACAAATATTTGCCCATGAGTTACTGGCCATTACCTTTGGAATTGCAGGTGGTTATATGGGGTTTGTATTAGCTAGGTACTTTCAGCATCAATCAAAACGTCAGCAAGCATTAGCACCAATTGTCATAAGAATAGAGCCTAAAAATATCCCCATCATAGAAATAACTGAGTAA
- the rpoE gene encoding RNA polymerase sigma factor RpoE translates to MSEQKVDQQLVERVQRGDKNAFNLLVTKYQHKVANLVSRYIKNQSDVPDVVQEAFIKAYRALPNFRGDSAFYTWLYRIAVNSAKNHLVAGNRKPPGSDVEIEDAEIYDEGDALRETASPEKLLLAKEIKETIFSTIEQLPEDLRTAINLRELEGLSYEEIATIMECPVGTVRSRIFRARDAVEKKIKPLLQR, encoded by the coding sequence ATGAGCGAACAAAAAGTCGACCAGCAGCTGGTTGAACGAGTACAACGTGGCGACAAAAATGCGTTTAATCTATTAGTAACAAAGTATCAACATAAAGTAGCAAATTTGGTATCACGCTATATAAAGAATCAAAGTGATGTGCCAGACGTAGTACAAGAAGCGTTTATAAAAGCTTACCGTGCTTTACCAAACTTTAGGGGAGATAGCGCATTTTATACGTGGTTGTATCGTATAGCAGTAAACAGTGCAAAAAATCATTTGGTGGCTGGTAATCGAAAGCCGCCGGGGTCAGATGTTGAAATTGAAGATGCAGAGATTTATGATGAAGGTGATGCACTTAGAGAAACTGCTTCACCTGAAAAGTTATTGTTAGCTAAAGAGATTAAAGAAACTATTTTTAGTACTATTGAGCAATTACCGGAAGATTTGCGAACTGCAATTAATTTGCGTGAGCTTGAAGGATTAAGCTACGAGGAAATAGCAACAATTATGGAATGTCCAGTAGGTACTGTACGTTCTAGAATCTTCAGAGCACGTGATGCTGTGGAGAAAAAAATAAAACCTTTATTGCAACGTTAA
- a CDS encoding FKBP-type peptidyl-prolyl cis-trans isomerase — translation MKIAPNKVVVLHYAVSDSEGTLIDSSYDHTPLAIIYGTGYLIPGLEDALVDHVVGDKFEVSVSAENAYGERHDGFVQTVPKAMFENIEDLDVGTQLRATTDEGEQTVIVIDVTDDEITVDGNHPLAGIDLQFDVEILEIRDATEDELAHGHVHGEGGCGHEH, via the coding sequence ATGAAAATAGCCCCAAATAAAGTTGTCGTATTACATTATGCCGTATCTGACAGCGAAGGCACGTTAATCGACAGCTCTTATGATCATACTCCGTTAGCCATTATTTATGGCACAGGCTATTTGATCCCGGGGCTTGAAGATGCATTAGTCGACCATGTGGTGGGCGATAAATTTGAAGTTTCAGTAAGTGCCGAAAATGCGTATGGGGAGCGTCATGACGGTTTTGTTCAAACAGTGCCTAAAGCGATGTTTGAAAACATTGAAGATTTAGATGTAGGTACTCAGCTGCGTGCAACAACTGATGAAGGCGAACAAACAGTTATTGTTATTGATGTAACTGATGATGAAATAACCGTTGATGGTAATCATCCACTCGCAGGTATTGATTTACAATTTGATGTTGAAATCCTTGAAATACGAGATGCTACCGAAGACGAGCTTGCCCACGGCCATGTCCATGGTGAAGGTGGTTGTGGACATGAGCATTAA
- the lepB gene encoding signal peptidase I has protein sequence MAVYFSIMLVIITAITGVIWLADKFYLAPQRQLKLASAEEKCDGELSEEIADKILEAPFFIDTPVQIFPVIAFVLVLRSFLYEPFQIPSGSMMPTLLDGDFILVNKFNYGLRDPVARNKFVEIGLPERGDVVVFKYPLEPTIDYIKRVIGLPGDRVIYRNKSLYIKPACLATDAQCPEFEQVEMTLVNKGEYSDGQSELTRYTADMPNKTHDILINHDVMPRTQHYFKQSGSQRDEFVVPEGHYFVMGDNRDNSLDGRFWGFVPEENLVGEAVAIWMSFDFERTNNDVLPQWVPTGVRFDRLGSIE, from the coding sequence ATGGCTGTTTATTTTTCAATTATGTTAGTTATTATCACCGCGATAACCGGTGTTATTTGGCTTGCTGATAAATTTTATTTAGCGCCGCAACGACAATTAAAACTAGCCAGTGCAGAAGAGAAGTGCGATGGTGAGCTCAGTGAAGAAATTGCCGATAAAATTTTAGAAGCGCCATTTTTTATTGATACACCGGTTCAAATATTTCCTGTAATTGCATTTGTATTAGTTTTACGGTCATTTTTATATGAACCCTTTCAAATTCCGTCAGGCTCAATGATGCCAACGTTATTAGATGGCGACTTTATCTTAGTTAATAAGTTTAATTATGGTTTACGTGACCCTGTGGCGCGTAATAAATTTGTTGAAATTGGCTTGCCTGAACGTGGTGATGTTGTTGTATTTAAGTACCCATTAGAGCCAACTATTGACTATATTAAACGTGTTATAGGCTTACCAGGCGATAGAGTTATATATCGTAATAAGTCGCTTTACATTAAGCCTGCTTGTTTGGCTACAGATGCACAATGCCCTGAATTTGAGCAAGTTGAAATGACCTTGGTAAATAAAGGCGAATATAGCGATGGTCAAAGTGAATTAACTCGCTATACCGCTGATATGCCAAACAAAACACATGATATTTTAATTAACCACGACGTAATGCCACGTACTCAACACTACTTTAAGCAAAGTGGTAGTCAACGTGATGAGTTTGTTGTTCCTGAAGGTCATTACTTTGTAATGGGCGATAACCGAGATAATAGTTTAGATGGTCGTTTCTGGGGCTTTGTTCCAGAAGAAAACCTTGTCGGTGAAGCGGTTGCTATTTGGATGAGTTTTGACTTTGAACGCACAAATAATGACGTTTTACCCCAGTGGGTACCAACAGGTGTTAGGTTCGATCGTTTAGGTAGTATTGAGTAA
- the ygfZ gene encoding tRNA-modifying protein YgfZ, with product MQLLNIPSNYLIKLDNVSAISLVGEEQVKYLQGQVTCDVNKLNDTSLIHGAHCSAKGKVFSCFRLIEKDQQLLLIQPKETIEASLVALKKFGVFAKVEISKVDHLDFYALVANNAAEILSKHFKAIPDSDTPVIHQNTTTIVYLAGETSRYLLIDKQENLAPLLTSLSLPTVNNNVWTYHEIAEGFPSLSSKHIDQYVPQMLNMQAINGISFTKGCYLGQETVARMQYLGKNKRAMFSLKGESTQSLVVGDIIEMQLGENWRKAGEVIAFYQEENSVCIQAVLASDIDPQTKFRVKGQEQSSLTLMSLPYSLNPE from the coding sequence ATGCAACTTTTAAATATTCCCAGTAATTACCTAATCAAGCTCGACAACGTCTCTGCTATTTCATTAGTTGGCGAAGAACAAGTTAAATATTTACAAGGTCAAGTAACTTGCGATGTTAACAAACTTAACGATACCTCTTTAATACACGGCGCTCATTGCAGTGCTAAAGGCAAAGTGTTCAGTTGTTTTCGCTTAATTGAGAAAGATCAGCAGCTATTGTTAATTCAGCCTAAAGAAACTATTGAGGCTTCGTTGGTAGCATTGAAGAAATTTGGTGTATTTGCAAAGGTTGAGATCAGCAAAGTGGACCATTTAGACTTTTATGCCTTAGTAGCAAATAATGCCGCTGAAATACTATCAAAGCACTTCAAAGCAATCCCTGATAGCGATACCCCTGTTATACACCAAAACACAACAACTATAGTGTATTTAGCAGGAGAAACATCAAGATATTTATTAATAGATAAACAAGAAAATTTAGCACCTTTATTAACATCTCTTTCGTTGCCAACTGTTAACAACAATGTATGGACCTACCATGAAATTGCCGAAGGTTTCCCAAGTCTATCCAGTAAACATATTGATCAATACGTACCCCAAATGCTTAATATGCAAGCAATAAATGGTATTAGTTTTACTAAAGGCTGTTATTTAGGTCAGGAAACGGTTGCTCGTATGCAATATTTAGGCAAGAATAAACGTGCGATGTTCTCTTTAAAAGGAGAATCAACTCAGTCTCTTGTCGTAGGTGATATTATTGAAATGCAGTTAGGCGAAAACTGGCGAAAAGCAGGTGAAGTTATTGCTTTTTATCAGGAAGAAAATTCAGTTTGCATACAAGCTGTACTTGCAAGCGATATTGATCCTCAAACTAAATTTAGGGTTAAAGGCCAAGAGCAATCGTCTTTAACCTTAATGTCTTTACCTTACTCTTTAAACCCTGAATAA
- the rnc gene encoding ribonuclease III, translated as MKVDAEQALARLSKKIGYQFNDQALLLQALTHRSAKGSHNERLEFLGDSILGFTIAQRLYEQFPKVNEGDLTRMRSSLVKGVTLAEVARSFDLGDYLILGPGELKSGGHRRESILEDAVEAIIGAVYLDSDIETCRRLILSWFEQRLALIEPGQAQKDPKTRLQEYLQGRKIDLPLYEVIDTAGQSHNQEFTVRCTTEVLKKEVITKGSSRRKAEQSAAKQVLTLLKAEKGI; from the coding sequence ATGAAGGTTGATGCAGAACAGGCATTAGCGCGACTAAGCAAAAAAATTGGTTACCAATTTAACGACCAAGCCTTATTGTTACAGGCATTAACACATCGCAGTGCAAAAGGGAGCCATAATGAACGCTTAGAATTTTTAGGTGATTCTATTCTTGGTTTTACTATTGCTCAAAGGCTTTATGAACAGTTTCCTAAAGTAAACGAAGGTGACTTAACAAGAATGCGTTCGAGCTTAGTTAAAGGCGTTACCTTAGCTGAAGTCGCACGTAGCTTTGATTTAGGTGATTACTTAATACTTGGTCCTGGTGAATTAAAGAGTGGTGGTCACAGGCGAGAGTCTATTTTAGAAGACGCGGTAGAAGCAATAATCGGTGCTGTTTATTTAGATTCAGATATCGAAACCTGTCGTCGGTTAATTTTAAGTTGGTTTGAGCAGCGTTTAGCTCTTATTGAACCAGGACAAGCACAAAAAGATCCAAAAACACGCTTACAAGAATACTTACAAGGCAGGAAAATAGACCTACCTTTGTATGAAGTTATTGATACAGCTGGTCAGTCTCATAACCAAGAATTTACCGTTCGATGTACAACTGAAGTTTTGAAAAAAGAAGTGATCACTAAAGGCTCTAGCAGACGCAAAGCTGAACAGTCAGCAGCAAAACAAGTATTAACACTATTAAAGGCGGAAAAAGGTATATGA
- the nadB gene encoding L-aspartate oxidase: protein MNQQHNCDVLIIGSGAAGLSLALHLAKNADVIVLSKGVVNEGSTMYAQGGIAAVFDENDSISSHVNDTIVAGAGLCDESVVEYTASNAKECLQWLIEQGVNFDQEQNIQGETQYHLTREGGHSHRRILHSADATGFAIQTTLVERVKEHNRIRIFERYNAIDLIRKDTGNKACIGAYIWNRNTEKVESIFAHKTILATGGASKVYQYTSNPDIASGDGVAMAWRAGCRVANMEFNQFHPTCLFHPKAGNFLLTEALRGEGAILRRPDGSRFMPSFDERAELAPRDIVARAIDFEMKRLGADCMYLDISHKTPEFIKQHFPTIYEKTQSLGIDITKQPMPVVPAAHYTCGGVIVNQQGLTDINNLYAIGEVTYTGLHGANRLASNSLLECLVFAHAAALDIEKSLVSNQKYLSLPYWDESRVTDSDEEVVIQHNWHELRLFMWDYVGIVRTTKRLERALHRVELLQREIQDYYQNFKVSNNLLELRNLVQVAELIIRSAMERKESRGLHYTLDYPSQLPQALPTILTPFNFTDD from the coding sequence ATGAATCAACAACACAATTGTGACGTATTAATTATTGGCAGTGGCGCTGCTGGGCTTTCACTCGCTTTACATTTAGCCAAGAATGCTGATGTTATTGTATTAAGCAAGGGTGTTGTCAACGAAGGTTCTACCATGTACGCCCAAGGCGGTATTGCAGCAGTTTTTGACGAAAACGATAGTATTAGCTCTCACGTTAATGACACAATTGTTGCTGGTGCTGGGCTGTGTGATGAAAGTGTTGTTGAATATACCGCAAGTAATGCAAAAGAATGCTTACAATGGCTAATTGAGCAAGGAGTTAACTTTGACCAAGAACAAAACATTCAAGGTGAAACTCAGTACCATTTAACACGTGAAGGGGGTCATAGTCATCGACGCATCTTACATTCTGCTGACGCCACAGGCTTTGCAATTCAAACAACACTCGTAGAACGTGTTAAGGAACATAATCGTATTCGGATTTTCGAGCGTTATAATGCCATTGATCTTATCCGTAAAGATACTGGCAATAAAGCGTGTATTGGTGCCTATATTTGGAACAGAAACACCGAGAAAGTTGAATCTATTTTTGCTCACAAAACAATATTAGCCACTGGAGGCGCCAGTAAGGTTTATCAATATACGTCAAACCCTGATATAGCGAGCGGCGACGGTGTTGCTATGGCCTGGCGCGCAGGCTGTAGAGTAGCTAATATGGAATTTAATCAATTTCATCCTACTTGTTTGTTTCACCCTAAAGCTGGAAATTTCCTACTGACTGAAGCATTACGTGGTGAAGGTGCAATATTACGTCGTCCTGATGGTAGCCGCTTCATGCCAAGCTTTGATGAGCGTGCAGAGTTAGCACCACGGGATATAGTTGCTCGTGCAATAGATTTTGAAATGAAACGACTAGGCGCAGATTGTATGTACCTAGATATAAGCCATAAAACGCCTGAGTTTATCAAGCAGCACTTCCCAACTATATATGAAAAAACTCAATCTTTGGGCATCGACATAACTAAACAACCCATGCCTGTAGTACCTGCAGCTCACTACACTTGCGGTGGCGTTATTGTAAATCAACAAGGCTTAACTGATATTAATAATCTTTATGCCATTGGGGAAGTAACATACACAGGCTTACACGGCGCTAACCGTCTTGCTAGTAACTCATTGTTAGAATGCTTGGTTTTTGCACATGCTGCTGCACTTGATATCGAAAAAAGCTTAGTATCAAATCAAAAGTATTTATCATTACCTTATTGGGATGAAAGCAGAGTAACTGATTCTGACGAAGAAGTTGTAATTCAACATAACTGGCATGAACTAAGATTATTTATGTGGGATTACGTTGGCATTGTTAGAACGACTAAGCGCTTAGAAAGAGCATTACATCGCGTCGAATTATTACAACGTGAAATACAAGACTATTATCAAAATTTTAAAGTCAGTAATAATTTATTAGAACTAAGAAACTTAGTACAAGTTGCCGAGTTAATTATTCGCAGCGCCATGGAACGAAAAGAAAGCAGAGGGTTACACTACACTTTAGACTATCCATCACAGCTGCCACAAGCTTTGCCCACTATTTTAACACCATTTAACTTCACTGACGATTAA
- the lepA gene encoding translation elongation factor 4, with translation MKHIRNFSIIAHIDHGKSTLSDRLIQHCGGLQDREMAAQVLDSMDLERERGITIKAQSVTLDYKAKDGEVYQLNFIDTPGHVDFSYEVSRSLASCEGALLVVDAGQGVEAQTVANCYTAIEMELEVIPILNKIDLPQADPIRVSEEIENIIGIDATGAVTCSAKTGLGIEDVLETIVANIPPPVGNPDANLQALIIDSWFDNYQGVVSLVRIINGEIKKGDKMVVMSTGQTHIVDKVGIFTPKQYDTGILRTGEVGFVIAGIKEIHGAPVGDTLTIFKKEADKPLPGFKKVQPQVYAGVFPISSDDYESFRDALNKLSLNDASLFFEPENSSALGFGFRIGFLGMLHMEIVQERLAREYDLDLITTAPTVNYEIACTDGKILSIDNPSDLPPVNNIDEIREPIVQANILVPQEHLGNVITLCIEKRGMQKDIIYHGNQVAVTYELPMAEVVMDFFDKLKSTSRGYASLDYHFVRFDAADMVRVDVMINGDRVDALAMITHRNNSVARGRMLVEKLKELIHRQMFDIAIQAAIGNNVIARTTVKQLRKNVTAKCYGGDISRKKKLLQKQKDGKKRMKQVGNVEVPQEAFLAVLKLDK, from the coding sequence ATGAAACATATCCGAAATTTTTCTATTATCGCTCATATTGACCACGGTAAATCTACTTTATCTGATCGTTTAATCCAGCATTGTGGTGGATTGCAAGACCGCGAAATGGCTGCACAAGTCCTTGATTCTATGGATCTTGAGCGAGAACGTGGCATTACGATAAAAGCGCAAAGTGTAACGTTAGACTATAAAGCTAAAGACGGTGAGGTGTATCAATTAAACTTCATTGATACGCCAGGCCATGTTGATTTCTCTTATGAGGTTTCACGCTCTCTTGCTTCTTGCGAAGGGGCCTTGCTTGTTGTTGATGCGGGTCAAGGTGTCGAAGCTCAGACTGTTGCAAATTGTTATACCGCGATAGAAATGGAACTAGAAGTAATTCCTATTTTAAATAAAATAGATTTACCTCAAGCAGATCCCATTCGAGTAAGTGAAGAAATTGAAAATATTATAGGTATTGATGCAACGGGTGCTGTAACTTGTTCGGCAAAAACAGGCTTAGGTATTGAAGATGTATTAGAAACTATTGTTGCAAATATACCACCACCTGTTGGCAACCCAGACGCTAATTTACAAGCGTTGATTATCGATTCTTGGTTTGACAATTATCAAGGTGTTGTTTCGTTAGTTCGTATAATCAACGGTGAGATTAAAAAAGGCGACAAAATGGTGGTTATGTCTACCGGACAAACCCATATTGTAGATAAAGTCGGTATATTTACACCTAAGCAATACGATACAGGTATATTAAGAACAGGTGAAGTCGGGTTTGTAATTGCTGGAATTAAAGAAATTCATGGTGCCCCAGTAGGTGATACCTTAACAATATTTAAAAAAGAAGCAGATAAACCTTTGCCTGGCTTTAAAAAAGTACAACCGCAAGTTTACGCAGGTGTATTTCCAATTAGTTCAGATGACTATGAAAGTTTTCGAGATGCATTGAACAAATTAAGTCTCAATGACGCATCGCTATTTTTTGAACCTGAAAATTCATCTGCTTTAGGCTTTGGTTTCCGTATCGGTTTTCTTGGTATGCTGCACATGGAAATTGTTCAAGAGCGACTTGCTCGTGAGTATGATCTTGACTTAATTACCACCGCACCAACAGTAAACTATGAAATTGCTTGCACTGATGGAAAAATTTTATCAATTGATAACCCAAGCGATTTACCTCCAGTTAATAATATTGATGAGATAAGAGAGCCAATCGTTCAAGCAAATATCCTTGTTCCTCAAGAGCATTTAGGAAATGTTATTACCTTATGTATTGAGAAAAGGGGAATGCAAAAAGATATTATTTATCATGGTAATCAAGTAGCGGTTACCTATGAGTTACCTATGGCAGAAGTGGTTATGGACTTCTTTGATAAGCTTAAATCTACTAGCCGTGGTTATGCATCTTTAGATTATCATTTTGTTCGTTTTGATGCCGCCGATATGGTGCGAGTTGATGTGATGATCAATGGTGATCGTGTTGATGCTCTTGCGATGATCACTCATCGAAATAATTCAGTTGCTCGTGGGCGAATGTTGGTTGAAAAGCTTAAAGAGCTTATTCATCGCCAAATGTTTGATATAGCGATTCAAGCAGCAATTGGTAATAACGTTATCGCGCGTACTACGGTTAAGCAACTGCGTAAAAACGTAACGGCTAAATGTTACGGTGGTGATATTTCTCGTAAGAAAAAGTTACTACAGAAACAAAAAGACGGTAAAAAACGTATGAAGCAAGTAGGTAACGTAGAAGTACCTCAAGAAGCATTTCTTGCGGTATTAAAACTCGATAAGTAA
- a CDS encoding protein YgfX yields MVNVLLVLALLNGFYSLFDATSALVIAVIIGTSLACLWVFKYHMKHQTLCQYQLDEQGQWRWVNKVGELESYQITENSRVAFYGCYLILQPCKSNNLNMPDAKEAAFNSSVKQQFIFKDSLNTQDYARLCRIIRHLNRQ; encoded by the coding sequence TTGGTTAACGTATTACTTGTTTTAGCCTTGTTGAATGGTTTTTATTCACTATTTGATGCAACCAGCGCATTGGTTATTGCCGTAATAATTGGCACATCATTGGCTTGCTTATGGGTATTTAAATACCACATGAAGCATCAAACCTTATGTCAATACCAATTGGATGAACAAGGGCAATGGCGGTGGGTAAATAAAGTAGGTGAACTAGAAAGTTACCAAATTACCGAGAATAGTAGAGTGGCTTTCTATGGTTGTTATTTAATACTCCAGCCTTGTAAAAGCAATAACTTAAATATGCCTGATGCCAAAGAGGCTGCTTTTAACTCATCAGTTAAACAGCAGTTTATTTTTAAAGACAGTTTAAACACACAAGATTATGCGCGTTTATGCAGAATAATAAGACACCTTAATCGTCAGTGA
- a CDS encoding sigma-E factor negative regulatory protein produces MSESKFETVSSLVDGYQMNDEAFEQTINDTEMSETWDNYQLIGDVLRDEANSVISTDLSSQIAQAIADEPTVLAPKKQDGFTSAVKAQVIKFAKPFGQMAIAASAAGLMVIGVQQNVAENDTLVPNQVVQTTPLGGIAEPVSLNFQTKGTNRNTQEQAFAEQQRRFQALLHDHQQQVKLTALVNAPQQPEIKAEDKPK; encoded by the coding sequence ATGAGTGAAAGTAAGTTTGAGACAGTTTCATCGTTAGTTGATGGGTATCAAATGAATGATGAAGCATTTGAACAAACAATAAATGATACCGAGATGTCTGAAACCTGGGATAACTACCAGCTTATTGGCGATGTTTTAAGAGATGAAGCCAATAGTGTTATCAGTACTGATTTATCGAGTCAAATTGCTCAAGCAATTGCCGATGAACCAACAGTATTAGCGCCGAAGAAACAAGATGGCTTTACCTCAGCAGTTAAAGCTCAAGTGATTAAATTTGCTAAACCGTTTGGCCAAATGGCTATTGCTGCTTCCGCTGCAGGGTTAATGGTTATTGGTGTGCAACAAAATGTAGCTGAAAATGACACATTAGTGCCTAATCAAGTTGTTCAAACAACACCCCTCGGTGGCATAGCTGAGCCAGTAAGTTTGAACTTTCAAACTAAAGGCACAAATCGAAATACACAAGAGCAAGCATTTGCTGAACAGCAACGCCGCTTTCAAGCATTATTACATGATCACCAACAGCAAGTTAAATTAACCGCGTTAGTTAATGCTCCTCAACAACCAGAAATAAAGGCCGAAGATAAGCCTAAATGA
- a CDS encoding MucB/RseB C-terminal domain-containing protein, giving the protein MKSIISFFLTVSISLPLWADDQPQAQLSLNALSQSIQTLNFSTSFVVVKNNEAEPYHWFHGISEDGEALEILSLLNGPRRDILRKGDIVSYIEPELPPYSIVSNDVKGPIPSVFSKDFTVLEKSYDFISVGRSRVLGRTAQLVRIVSKDPYRYGHWVWLDQETGLLLKLAIATRAGQLLEQIQFTHLDISDKPAESLLQLQATELPKVLEFPDDYQQPTLSWQVKWLPEGFESISTNRHRITLTKQPVEFMLFSDGLIDISVYVSPSNVRQRAVEFILDGATVALNQVNNGFEVSVVGKIPSNTAKMIADSVALMASKQK; this is encoded by the coding sequence ATGAAATCAATAATTAGTTTTTTTTTGACGGTAAGTATCAGCTTACCGTTATGGGCTGATGATCAACCCCAAGCTCAACTGTCATTAAATGCACTTTCTCAGTCAATTCAAACGCTAAATTTTAGCACGTCATTTGTTGTGGTAAAAAACAATGAAGCTGAGCCTTACCACTGGTTCCATGGAATAAGTGAAGACGGCGAAGCACTTGAAATATTATCTCTGCTTAATGGGCCAAGAAGGGATATTTTAAGAAAAGGCGACATCGTAAGTTATATTGAACCAGAACTGCCACCATATTCTATTGTTTCTAATGATGTTAAAGGACCTATACCGAGCGTTTTCTCCAAAGACTTTACTGTACTGGAAAAAAGTTATGACTTTATCTCGGTTGGGCGTAGCAGAGTATTAGGGCGCACAGCCCAGTTAGTCCGTATAGTATCAAAAGACCCATACCGTTACGGGCATTGGGTTTGGTTAGATCAAGAAACAGGGTTATTGCTTAAATTAGCTATTGCTACAAGAGCAGGCCAGTTGTTAGAGCAGATTCAATTTACCCACCTTGATATATCGGACAAACCGGCGGAAAGCCTACTTCAACTGCAAGCAACAGAGCTACCTAAAGTACTTGAATTCCCTGATGATTACCAGCAACCAACGTTATCTTGGCAGGTAAAGTGGCTTCCCGAAGGCTTTGAATCAATTAGTACCAATCGGCACCGTATAACATTGACTAAACAACCCGTTGAATTTATGTTATTTAGCGATGGGCTTATTGATATTTCAGTCTACGTTAGTCCTAGTAATGTTCGCCAACGTGCGGTTGAGTTTATATTAGATGGGGCAACAGTGGCACTGAATCAGGTGAACAATGGCTTTGAAGTAAGTGTTGTTGGTAAAATACCATCTAATACAGCGAAAATGATCGCAGACTCGGTTGCGTTAATGGCAAGTAAACAAAAATGA
- a CDS encoding succinate dehydrogenase assembly factor 2: protein MLDGKVKARLKWACRRGMLELDLLFIPFVDEAYDELSPEGKLIFERLLTCQDPELFAWFMGHETCEDIELNAMVKHILDRVKV, encoded by the coding sequence ATGTTAGACGGGAAAGTAAAAGCACGACTGAAATGGGCTTGTCGGCGTGGCATGCTAGAACTTGATTTGTTGTTCATACCTTTTGTAGATGAAGCCTATGATGAATTATCACCGGAAGGTAAACTGATATTTGAACGTTTATTAACTTGCCAAGATCCTGAATTATTTGCTTGGTTTATGGGGCATGAAACTTGTGAAGACATTGAACTCAACGCCATGGTTAAGCATATACTCGATCGAGTTAAAGTATAA